From one Triticum urartu cultivar G1812 chromosome 3, Tu2.1, whole genome shotgun sequence genomic stretch:
- the LOC125545597 gene encoding F-box protein SKP2A-like encodes MVNAQMVSGYLDNSFNALMVSGGGESGQTQNGGTDTTLSGWKDLPMELLLRIISVAGDDRMAIVASGVCTGWRDALGWGATSLSFSWCQDHMNELVISLAHKFTKLQVLSLRQIKPQLEDSAVEAVANSCHDLRELDLSRSFRLSDRSLYALAHGCPHLTRLNISGCSNFSDAALIYLTSQCKNLKCLNLCGCVRAASDRALQAIARNCSQLQSLNLGWCDTVTDGGVTSLASGCPELRAVDLCGCVLITDESVVALANGCPHLRSLGLYYCQNITDRAMYSLAENSRIRSKGMSWDTAKSSRGRDDKDGLASLNISQCTALTPPAVQAVCDSFPALHTCPERHSLIISGCLSLTAVHCACAHHRHRAGAGRAILSNHAY; translated from the exons ATGGTCAATGCACAGATGGTGAGTGGGTACTTGGACAATTCGTTCAATGCACTCATGGTTTCTGGTGGCGGTGAGAGTGGACAGACACAGAATGGTGGCACGGACACCACCTTGTCAGGTTGGAAGGACCTCCCCATGGAGCTTCTGCTGAGGATCATATCAGTAGCTGGAGATGACAGGATGGCCATTGTAGCCTCCGGTGTTTGTACCGGGTGGCGTGATGCACTAGGATGGGGAGCCACGAGTCTCTCCTTCTCGTG GTGCCAGGACCACATGAATGAGTTGGTGATATCACTGGCCCACAAATTTACAAAGCTTCAAGTCCTTTCTCTAAGGCAAATCAAGCCTCAGCTTGAAGACAGTGCAGTGGAGGCTGTAGCAAATTCTTGTCATGATTTGCGCGAGTTGGATCTGAGCAGAAGCTTCAGGCTTAGTGATCGGTCCTTGTATGCTCTGGCACATGGGTGCCCTCACCTTACAAGGCTGAACATCAGTGGATGTTCCAATTTCAGTGATGCTGCTTTGATCTACCTCACTAGTCAGTGCAAGAACTTGAAATGCTTGAATCTGTGCGGGTGTGTGCGGGCAGCATCCGACAGAGCATTGCAG GCCATAGCCCGCAACTGTAGTCAGCTGCAATCTTTGAACCTTGGTTGGTGCGATACTGTCACTGACGGGGGAGTCACTAGCTTGGCATCAGGATGTCCTGAACTTAGGGCCGTCGACTTGTGTGGCTGTGTTCTTATAACAG ATGAGAGCGTGGTTGCTCTTGCAAACGGCTGCCCACACCTGCGTTCCCTGGGGCTGTACTACTGCCAGAACATCACCGACCGGGCCATGTACTCGCTGGCCGAGAACAGCCGCATCAGGAGCAAGGGCATGAGCTGGGACACGGCCAAGAGCAGCCGCGGCCGCGACGACAAGGACGGCCTCGCCAGCCTCAACATCAGCCAGTGCACCGCGCTGACGCCCCCGGCCGTGCAGGCGGTGTGCGACTCCTTCCCGGCGCTCCACACGTGCCCGGAGAGGCACTCCCTCATCATCAGCGGCTGCCTGAGCCTCACCGCCGTGCACTGCGCGTGCGCCCACCACCGGCACCGCGCCGGGGCCGGGAGAGCCATCCTGTCAAACCATGCCTACTGA